A section of the Telopea speciosissima isolate NSW1024214 ecotype Mountain lineage chromosome 3, Tspe_v1, whole genome shotgun sequence genome encodes:
- the LOC122656031 gene encoding uncharacterized protein LOC122656031 has translation MNSKGAPIRGFGQRSLSSSFVFQCWSGSKDSNGGLECKPSKQKSRISFSDFLDRKLNKTLMSAKPVQAKQKPFSSLLGDTDSAAPFNEPVGSLDEAVFEQFKNIRKDTKDCDGSSQGGETEESARADEQESRKRKCSFEGSYKGVFEIHDTPRSMVVLGDDPKPTTQNGRRQREKFIVEKKSRTTFNHYANGRGWWDCDMEGIDSEEVGCSEVWEGMGSTTLGGLEWH, from the exons ATGAACTCAAAAGGGGCTCCGATTAGGGGATTTGGGCAGCGTTCTCTTTCTTCATCATTTGTCTTTCAATGCTGGAGCGG TTCCAAGGACTCCAATGGAGGTTTGGAATGCAAACCGTCGAAGCAGAAGTCACGCATATCTTTCTCTGACTTCCTTGATCGGAAGCTTAATAAGACTCTCATGTCGGCTAAGCCAGTTCAG GCAAAACAGAAGCCCTTTTCATCACTGCTGGGGGACACGGATTCTGCTGCTCCTTTCAATGAACCAGTTGGGTCTCTTGATGAAGCCGTATTTGAACAGTTCAAGAATATTAGAAAAGATACTAAAGATTGTGATGGTTCTAGTCAGGGAGGTGAAACTGAAGAATCAGCAAGAGCTGATGAGCAAgaatcaagaaaaagaaaatgctcATTTGAAGGTTCTTATAAAG GGGTTTTTGAGATACATGATACTCCACGGTCCATGGTAGTTCTTGGAGATGATCCAAAGCCTACCAcacaaaatggaagaagacaAAGGGAGAAGTTTATTGTGGAGAAGAAGTCGAGAACTACTTTTAATCACT ATGCAAATGGAAGGGGGTGGTGGGACTGTGATATGGAGGGTATTGACAGTGAAGAAGTAGGCTGCAGTGAAGTTTGGGAAGGTATGGGATCCACCACTTTAGGAGGACTAGAGTGGCACTGA